One Oxobacter pfennigii DNA segment encodes these proteins:
- a CDS encoding LysE family transporter, which yields MFFEGLFFGLMLQIAIGPVCLSVLLLSLSKGFREGMKMSLGVAVVDGLYIIASLLGMAALLKIDILNKVVLSVGGFVLIYFGLSYFKKQGKNDTVIKQADRNSFLYGIKLTLTNPLTILFWSGVFGSLMASNKLSGAASILAYSAGCVMATVLFLGLISAGGKYASKLLNPKIIKVMGYGVGLYLVYFGLSMFTKLKN from the coding sequence ATGTTCTTTGAGGGATTGTTTTTTGGGTTGATGCTTCAAATAGCTATAGGGCCTGTATGCCTGTCGGTATTGCTTTTATCCTTATCAAAGGGATTCAGAGAAGGAATGAAAATGTCCTTGGGAGTAGCTGTTGTGGACGGATTATATATTATAGCTTCATTGCTTGGTATGGCCGCTTTATTAAAGATCGATATATTAAATAAAGTTGTTCTGTCAGTAGGCGGATTCGTCCTTATATATTTTGGTTTATCCTATTTTAAAAAACAGGGCAAGAATGACACTGTTATTAAGCAGGCAGATAGGAACAGCTTTTTATATGGGATAAAGCTTACTCTCACCAATCCTTTAACTATATTGTTCTGGTCGGGGGTATTCGGTTCCCTTATGGCTTCCAATAAGCTTTCAGGGGCGGCAAGCATACTGGCATATTCGGCAGGTTGCGTAATGGCCACAGTTTTATTTTTAGGCTTGATTTCTGCCGGGGGCAAATATGCATCAAAGCTTTTAAATCCTAAAATAATAAAAGTAATGGGGTATGGCGTGGGACTATATTTGGTATATTTTGGATTAAGTATGTTTACAAAACTTAAGAATTAA